A stretch of DNA from Massilia litorea:
CGTAAATCGCTACGCTATTTTGAGAGTTTTTCATTTGCGCCGTCCAGTGGGCGTGCCAGCTTCAACTTCTCCAGTAGCGCTTTGGTTGGCACACTCGTTTGATTTCATGTCTTGATTATTCGTCAACTTTTCTTTCCAAAGTTGACGTAGGGAAGCATATCCAAATCGCTGGTAGAAGTGGAGTGTATGCGTTGACGGCCAAAGGCACTTATACGTCGAAAATTCCTGAACAGGCAACAAATAGATTTGCGCGATCTCGTCATTATTTTCATTCATGCGTACCCAAAGCACAAAGTCTGCTGCTGGGCAGTAGCGCAGCGTGACTTTCCAGCGCGGATAACGTTTCCCGTGGCGGCACTTGGTGCATAGCAAGTGCACTGTAGAGCCATTTATCTGATAAGTAAGCGTAGAGACTTTTTCAATATTTATGCTCGTCTCTATTGCACATCGCTTCATCTCGTTTGCCATCTGTTTTGTAACAACTAGAAGCTTACGGCGAACCATTGTTGAATGAAACAACGAAGGCCCAGCAAGGCCAGCAGCTGCAACGGTGTTAACTAAGCCTCGAAAGTGCCCCGCGTAACGCATTTCCAATGGAAGATCACTTTCTTCTACTAGATCTACTGAAATTGTCCCATGCTTTTCGACAATCTCATCCAAACCTTCCCATATTTCGTCGTCAGTCCAGCGTCTGGCGCGTCGTAGCCGAACGTGTCTAGCCTGATCGAATACCTCCATACTAACAATACTAGGCAACGCACCTTTCACAGTAATCCACTTGTCGACCTCATTGGCGCGCCTGGGGCTTCCAAGTCGCCTCGTGTAGCGATTAAAAACCAGATTGCCCGCATATTTTTCGTTAGTTAGTATTTCCTTGATAGTACGGTAATTCCATAATCTACCGTTTTGGTTTCTAAGGCCCTCGGCGTTGAGGGTTTCAGCAATCTTCATATCAGTCATATGTTTATTAGTGCACATTTCAAAGATCCTGCGCACTACAGCAACTTCTTCATCAGGTCCGAGAATCAAACCAACCCGCTCGGTTGGCAAATGTTTGCGCTCGCCCATCTCGAGCGTTCTACGAATACTTCCATCATTTGACTGACATTGCCGCCGAAGACCATATCCGGCTGTACCACCTTGTTTATAACCGTCAGCTGTTAGGCGACAGTGGGCATTGAAAACTTTTCTCGACAACTCCCGGCTATACTCTGCCGCCATTACGCGCTTTAGCCCTTTAAGTAGAGTTGCGAGCGGTGACCCATCATTCGTGAATGGCTCTGCACAGTAAGTGACGGAAATGCCTTCTTTACGACACGCATACTCATAATATGCGCTCTCATCAACGTCTTGGAACCGGCCCCAGCGGCTCACATCGTACACAAGTACTGTAACGTAGCTAGCTTGTCCCGACTGAATGTCGTTAAGCAGGCTAAGCAGTCCCTCGCGCCCTTCAAGCGTTAATCCGCTTCTGCCCTCGTCACGATATTCTGCGATGACCTCAAAGCCATGTTGTTTCGCATACTCCTTTAGAGCTGATTCCTGATGAGCCGTAGAATATATTTGACGTTCGGTTGATGCTCGCATATAAAGTGCAGCGCCTGGAAAGACGGACGCGACCATAAGATCCTCCATGATGAGTTCTTACATTTTGATATTTCCCTGCACAGTTCAATTATGATGCATGGAAATAGATTCGAGCGTCAGCGCAAGGTTACGTGGTCGCCGACCATGACTGATTTTGCGGCTTCAAATTCAGAAGTGAGGCTGTGTACAGGAAGAAGTTCGGCAGCCAGTCGGCTTCTCATGCGCGCTGCGAACTCGAGAGAGAGCTGGAAACACACGCTCGTCCTCATCACATGGCCGATAAGGCGATAGACCTCCCATGCTTCAGTACCTTCGGGGGTACGCAAAGCTAACTGGGCAAGTATGTGGTCTTCAGTCGACAATGCGCCATCGCTAAAGGCAGATATACGTTCACGGTTTTTCCTGTTTTCGTCCATAAAATCTTCCAATATGCTGTGTAATAATTTTAATGTGGGTATGTATTTATAAGCGTGGTATCCGTAACGACGCAGTTCCTGCTACTTTCTCTTACGTCGCCCGATATAATTTACGCGCCGTAACTTCGTCGATTTCAATGCATGTTGCCCATTTTTTACAGTACCCCTCAATCCCTGCGAACCCAATTGTCCGGAAAATCCAGCAGTGGCTTTAATTTTTTCGCGATTAGTTCACGCGCCCTGAAAATTCGGCTGCGCACAGTACCAATTGGACACAACATCACCTCAGCGATTTCCTCATAACTTAAACCATCAATCTCTCGCAAAAGAATAGTCGTCCGTAACTCCAGGGGTAGTGCATCCACTGTAGCATTGACGGTGCGCGCGATTTGCTTGCTCGCTAACACTGACTCAGGTGTATTAATGTCGTGCAAGCTTACCGCCTCGTAAAAATTTTCTCCTTGTTTTATATCTGCTTCAGTTGCTATTGGTTCACGCCTTCTCTGCACGTTGAGATACGTCTTTGCAGTGTTGATTCCGATCCGGTATAGCCAACTGTAAAATGCCGAATCGTTGCGGAAATGACGCAATGCACGAAAGGCCTTGATAAACGTGTCCTGGACAACGTCCTCAGCCTCTGCACGGTCGTGTATCAAACGCAAAATAAGACGCATGAGCCGGCGCTGATACTTCGCTACAAGCAAGTCAAATGCCTGCCTGTCACCGGCTTGGACGCGTTCGACCAACAATTGATCACGTTCGCGTTCTGTCGTCACTGACCGTACCTCAACGATAAACTCGGCCAGAGACACTTTAATAAACTAACTCCGCGTAGGATTTGGTCTGCAGTGCCTGCTACACAATGTGCATCTGCTCTGCAGGAATCGACCAAAATTTTTTTTCGGCGTTAATTTCCTCGAGGCACTCTAAGCTTAGAGTTGGCTGGCTGCAATAAGTTCCAAAATTTTCTTTATGGTGTTTTTTCCTGCGAACGGGTGCTTACGGCTCAGCAAGTGAAGTGGATGGCCACACCTGTCATAAAGTACAGACTCCAATGTCAAGCGCTGGCCCTTCGTGCAACTCTGCAGCGTCGACGGAAACCAGATGTCGCAGCCAGCATGAGCAAGCAATCCGATAGCTATCGCTACCCGATGGCAGCCTTTTCTTTTACCGCCAAACTGGCGGTGCCGTTTCGACCTATATCAATTGAATGCTTCTTTTTTACACAAGTGGGTATTGCAACAAGTGCTAACTTGCTAGAGTACTGGCGCTGCGATGAACACAGCCGTCCACGCCGCAACTTGATCGCACGTGTATGCAAACCCAAGCCAGTCGCCTTGTAGTTCCCATGAGCATGAGGTCCAAGCGAGACGAGGCGAGCGCCACTACAGATCGCAACAGTGGAGACAGTCGCTTGACGCTGAGTTAGTCAGAACCACCAGTTTCGTGGAAATAGGAGCCGCAGGATAAGCAATGAAAGTTCTGTGTCGAAACGCGCCAGCTATCTCAGCCGGCTCTCAGCTTGCCTTGCGATACTCGCGCGAGCAAAGCTGAGCATGCGGCAGTGTCTTGACGATGAGCTTCAAAAATCGTTCGAGACACTGGTGACGCAAGGGTATCGAATGCTGTCCAAGCCTTCAGTTACCGAAACGTGACCTGCTGACGCAATCCGCTGCGGCGGTCTAGACCGTATGAAGTATTGATCGATGTGAAATCTTAGTTTGGTTTCCTCAGCCATAAAATCGTTGCATACTACGAAGGAGGGCGCCACCAGAGCGCATCCGACGACTCTCTGCCGAGGCATCTGCGCAGGACCGCCGGTGCCGATTGGGCGACCGTTGCCCGATGTACGACTACGGCTGAGGTAAGCTTCATGTTCTCGCAACTGTGAAACAGCAGCGCCCTCAAACAGCCCGCTTGAACGTCCTCACGGCATCAAATCAAATTTCACTCAAAGCTTGAGTAATATCATCCTCTACCGCTCGGGTTCGTAGTTGAATAACGCTAACGATCGGTCGGCCGAAACTGCTTTATTGAGGCCTCATCTGTGCAGAAGGCTGGTACACACGCATATGCAAACACCCAGATCGGATACCAGTACTCCGGAAAATTAAGATTAGTGCAGCTTGATGGAGGCTTCGATGGCAATGCGGCATCGCTTTACGACCATGTTGTTCCTTACAATCTTGACAGGTCCATTGGTAGCTCAGGCAGGACCCATCAGTTATGCTATCACGCCAATCGGCACCGTAGGCGGTGTTCCCGCTAGTATCAATAATGGCGGCGAGGTAGCCGGATATTTCGCGAGCGGCGAATCTACACACGCCTTTCTTTATACAGCCAATACTTTTGTTGATCTAGGAACTCTCGGCGGCGGATCGAGCCGCGCTGGAGGAATAAATGATGCCGGTGTTGTCGTTGGGTCTGCCGAAAACTTCGCAGGTGAAACCCGTGCATTCATCTACGCTAATGGCACCATGTCTGATCTCGGCACACTCGGCGGCGCCAATAGTAGCGCTGCCGCCATTAACAATAAAGGGCAGATAGTTGGTGTCGCTGATAGCGTATCCGGAAGTTTCGCTTTTGCTTATACGCCGGATGCAGGTATGCAAAACCTTGGTACTCTTCCGGGTGGCGTATTTAGTCGGGCAGAATCGATTAACGATGTAGGCACGGTTGTTGGTGGCTCGTTAGTTGGCGATTTTCCGTTAGCGCCATTCCACGCTTTTGAATATGCATCTGGTTCTATGTATGATTTAGGATCATTGAATGGCGCGTGGAGTGTCGGGAAGGCAATCAATAACAATGGTGAAACCGTCGGCTGGTCTAATGCAGGCTTTAATGTGGATCATGCCGTATTGTACGCAGATGGGCTCCTTACTGATCTTGGTACCCTCAATGGTTTTGGTTCCAGCTTGGCATACGACATTAACGATGCTGGACAGATTGTTGGCTCCTCCGAGGTTTATGACCGGGAAAGCCGCGGCTTTTTGTATGAAGAGGGTGCGATGATCGATTTAACCACGCTTATTGACTCCGCGTCTGGTTGGACAATCGAATCGGCGTATTCGATTAATAATCAGCATCAAATTGCTGCGTTCGGATGCAAGGCAGATGTATGCCAAACCTTATTGCTTGATCCGGTAACGCCTGTTCCCGAGCCGCAAACCGACTCAACTCTTCTAGCCGGATTATTGCTCATCCGATGGGTGCTCCGCGGCAGGCGGACACGGGTTCATCTGGGAAGCGGCGGCTAATTTACTGCAAATATAATTGGCGATACTCAGCCGCTGTTCGCACAACGGCTGCTAGCTGCACCGTTGATGCACTTTAATCGTTTTCACACTAAATGTGGCGTTTCGAATTTGGATTTGCTCAGAAGACGCTCAAACGACTGCCTTACCAGTTGTATAAGTACTTCATTCTTTAACCACTACATTCGTACACAGATATGAAACCCAAGTCAGAATTATCGGAATACTCACTTGCCCGGCTGAACAAGTTAGAAGCAGAGGTTATTGAGGAGCTTAAAAAACGGCACTTTCTGAGTATTAGTCAAGCACGTGAACAGGTTTTGCATATTGCTCGCGGTGCTGGGCTTTCCGCCGAAGACCTAATGCTTAGTAATAGCCCAAATAAGTCGAAAGTTGGACCCGCTCAAATGAAATACCATCATCCCATTGATGCGACGCGACAGTGGAGTGGACGAGGGCGTCGACCAGGCTGGGTTAGAGACTGGATTGCTTCGGGAAAGAGTCTAGATACTTTAAAAATCTAATTGCGACCTTTCGGAGGGCGGCATGGATGAAACAAGCGGGCACTATGAGTGCGACGTGCTGATTGTCGGCGGCGGCATCAACGGCGCGGCCATCGCGCGCGACGCAGCCGGACGCGGCCTGCGCGTGGTGCTGTGCGAAAAGGACGACCTGGCCCAGCATACCTCCTCGGCATCGAGCAAACTCATCCATGGCGGCCTGCGCTACCTCGAACAGCGCCAGTTCGGCCTCGTGCGCAAGGCCCTGGCCGAGCGCGAAACCCTGCTCAGCAGCGCGCCCCACATCATGCGTCCGCTGCGTTTCGTGATGCCCCATGACGCCGGCGCCCGCCCGGCCTGGATGATCCGCGCCGGGCTGTTCCTGTACGACCGCCTGGCGCGGCGCGAATTCCTGCCCGGCTCGCAGGGCGTGGACCTGCGCACCCACCCGGCCGGGGCATCGCTGCAGCCGCAGTACACGCGCGGCTTCATGTATTCCGACGGCTGGGTCGACGACGCCCGTCTGGTCGTGCTGAATGCGCTCGACGCCCGCGAGCGCGGCGCCGTCATCCTGACCCATGCGCGCTGCAACCCGCCGCAGCGCCACCCCGACGGCTGGAACGCCACGCTCGAGGGAGAAGGGCGCCACGTGCACGTGACGGCGCGCTGCCTGGTCAACGCCGCCGGCCCCTGGGCCGCGCGCTTCCTGCACGGCGCCACGAATGCGGCGGGCGGCCAGGCGCTGCGCCTGATCAAGGGCAGCCACATCGTCGTGCCGCGCCTGTTCGAGCACGCGCACGCCTATATTTTCCAGCACCCGGACGGGCGCATCGTGTTCGCGCTGCCCTATGAAGGCGCCTTTACCCTGGTCGGCACCACCGACGTCGACTTCCGCGGCGAGCTCGACAAGGTGGCGATCAGCGCCGAGGAAAAGGTCTACCTGTGCCAGCTGGTGAACCGCTATTTCACGCGCCAGGTGACGCCTGCCGACGTGCTGTGGAGCTATGCCGGCGTGCGTCCGCTGGTCGAGGATGCGGCCGCCAGCGCCGCGGCCGCCACGCGCGACTTCCGTCTCGAGCCCGACCTGGCCGGGGCACCGCTGCTATCCGTTTTCGGCGGGAAGATCACGACCAGCCGCAAGCTGGCCGAGCAGGCCGTGGACTGGATCGGGCAGGCGCTCGGCCGCGCGGGTCACAGTCACTGCGCGGGCTGGACGGAGCACGCCTGCCTGCCCGGTGGTGACCTCTACGGTCCGCGTCCGGACAAGCGCGGGGTGCTGGAATTCGGCGCCTGGAGCGCGCGCCAGGCAGGCCGTTATGCCTGGCTGCCGGCGCCCCTGTTAGAGCGCTATGCGCGCGCCTACGGCACCCGCATCCATCTGCTGCTGGCACGCCGCGAGAGCCTGGCGGACATGGGACCGGAAGTGCTGCCCGGCCTGTACGCGGCCGAGATCGACTACCTGATGCAGCACGAATGGGCGCGCAGCAGCGCCGACATCCTCTGGCGCCGCAGCAAGCTCGGCTTGCACATCGCACCCGGCAGCGCGGTGCGACTCGACGAGTGGATCGCGGCACGAGAGGAAGCTTTAGTTGTATAGGGCACACGGACTGCGTCTAAGACAGTATCAAAAAATCCATTATCGTTTAGGTCGTCCATAATGTTTGGCTAATTCTTGCAGAAAATTGCGTCAGCAGGCTAAACAAATTATTGTTGGGCAGCGAAACCGAAGTGCCGAAAGAATTATTGGCTTTCAGATCTCAGAGGGGTTTTTCCTAAACTCTTATGTCAAATATGTGCGCGTATCCCGAGGAGCGCATCATGAGTTGGAAACAACGTAAAAACAGGGAACGCCGCACCGATCTGCGCACGTCTATGCTAATCGATGCAGCTATCAATGCAGTCCTCACAAACCACCTGATTCCTGTCGCAGAAGAACTTATTGATCAGGGCATTGATCCAAATCTTATCCTACGTGTTCTGACACGGCCAGCCGAGCGAAGGCGCTATGGCGAATTATACGAATCGTACCAGTCATTAGTGTTCCACTAGTTTATTCAGAGTGACATTTAGAGCGCTTATAAATATTTTTAAACTATCTTCCCTAAGATACTAATTGCTCACTCAAACGGTGTTCCCTTCTTTTTCGAACTATTGGAAACTTTAACTTATCACTGTCCAAGCTCGCAAACGGCATCAATGTTCGCTTACTCGAACGACCGAACTTCTTAAATCTGTGCTGTTAAGCGACTACGACAAGCGCAAGGATGAGATCTTTAACCGGCGTTATCGACAATGATAATAGGCAACTCAGACGATGAGTGCAGAGCAATTAATATCGGCACGTCTTAACTCAAGGCGTCGGCTCCCAACGTTTTAAGTACATACCGCGAGCATCATGCCGCGCTCAATTTCCATTTGAAATTGTAGCGTTGCCGATACCCAATACTGAGCTCCTGACGCCGAGCTAGCGGCTACGTATACCTTCGGTCCCGAAGTTGACCAAGGGTCGATAACTTCTTCTTGTGTGCATTTTCAGCTTTGATAGCAAGCCTCCTCATACGCCCTGTCGTGTCGGCGCCGCCGAAAAGTTTGCCGAGGTAACAATCAATCCTTGCCAAGCTAATGTTGACAGCGCGAATCAGGAGCCCCAAGACCGAGCTAAGGGATTGTTGCTCGGCTCTAACTGCGGCTTGGCAGGCCCCAAAGCCGCGTTTCGTATGTTTTGATAAACAGTACCCGCCCAAAATGATGTCGCGATATTTGATCTGAACCAAAGTCCGGTCTGCTTGTTTGACCTACCCTGAGTCTAGATGCACCCACGTACTCATTCTGACAGGCAATCATGGAAACGTTCAACGTGTTAATTCTCAAGGGAACTAATTTCAGGATCGGGGTTCTGGCATTAATTTGCTTCATCGAAGTCGTCATTACTGGATGTGCCTCGTCCATTCAGTTTCGCGAAAACGGCATGCACGGAACGGATGAGCTTGCACCTCCGACTGAAATGATTACCGAAAAGCTGATCAACGCAGAGCGAGAGCAGCGACGGCAGGTAGCCAACGAAGACCTCGACCGTCTGCTTGTGCCTAACCCTCCGCCTTATGTCATCGGTAGCGGCGACCTTCTCTCAATTGTGGTGTGGGATCATCCTGAACTTGCGAACGGCTCGGTCGCTTCGGCTATAGCACCGACGAGCGCGACAGTGGACCCTGGCAACGCGACAAATGCAGCTGTGGGCTTCGTGGTTGATCACGCCGGCCAAATTCAATTTCCCCTCATTGGCATGGTGGCTGTGGACGGTCTGACCGAGGAGCGTGCTCGTGCATTGTTGACGACCAAGCTTGCTAAGTATCTAACAAGTCCAAACGTAACGCTACGCGTACTCGCATATCGAAGCAAGCGTGTGTATGTCGATGGTGAAGTCAAACAGCCCGGATTACAGGCCATCAATGACATCCCAATGACCTTAATGGAAGCGCTAAACCGCGCTGGTGGTCTGCTGCCCACGGCCGACCAGAGCCGCATTGCTTTAGAGCGTGGTAAGGCCCGCTACCGAATCAATCTCCGTGATCTTGTACAGAAAGGAATAAATCCTGGAAGCGTCATGTTAGCGCACGGTGACGTTGTACGTGTGCATTCGCGTGACGAAAGCAAGATATTTGTCTCCGGTGAAGTCATCACACCGAAGGCACTCACAATGCACGATGGCCGCCTCACGTTGAATGAAGCATTAGGTGAGACAGGCGGCATCAGCCCACTAAGCGGAGACGTACGCCAGATCTACGTCGTGCGCAAGACGGCTGAGCGGACACGAGTCTTTCAGCTCGATGCCCGGATAGCCAGCTCGCTGGCGATGGCTGAGGGTTTTGAACTGCAGCCCAAAGATATTGTGTACGTGGCTGCAACTCCGTTGGCGAACTGGAACCGCAGTATCAGTCTACTAATCCCTGGTGCATTGACTTCCGCTGTCACTGCAACCAACCGGCAGTAACTATCCTGCCCTCATCAAGAACGGAGTTAGACATGAGTATCGCAAGTGAGCAGCACGCTCTAGCCCCAATGGCCCCTCATCCTCCAGTTTTTAGCATTCCTTTTGACCCTCATGTTGTCCATGGACCGGACGAGTCGTCATCTGATCTCAAGGGTTACCTCGGCACATTCTATGACAACCGCTGGCTGATCGGTGCGATCACTCTGCTCTTAACACTCGTAGCAGTCATGTACGTGCTAATAGCTAAACCCGTATTCGAGGCTAACCTAATAATCCACGTTGAGGAGGAGAGCACGAACGCATCAAAGAACATTCTCAGCGAAGCATCTTCGCTTTTTGAAATGAAAAAAACAGCAATTGCAGAGATCGAACTGCTGCGTTCGCGAATGGTTATATCGCGCTCACTCGACGACTTACAGCTTTATATAGATGTACATCCAAAATACTTCCCCGTTTTAGGGCCGTGGTTTGCAAGCTGGAATAGTAGTCACCTATCTACCCCTGGCCTGCTCGGCTATGGCGGGTACGTCTGGGGCGGCGAGAAGGCCGAGGTTTCATTATTTGAGGTACCCAACGCGTGGGTGGGCCGCGAATTTACACTAGCCACGCTAAGCAACCAACGCTTCCGATTTAGTGGCGGTGGGCAACCGATCGTATTTGAAGGGAACGTTGGCCTGCGCTACCGAGTGCCTACTCCCGAGGGCGTAATCGAGCTGAAGGTCAACAATATGTCCGCGGAACCAGGCGCCCACTTTGTATTGAGACGCATGTCGCGCGCATCAATGACGGAAGCAATCCAAAATGCACTCGTGATCACCGAGCAGGGCAAGGAGTCGGGCATCATCGAAGTTAAGCTGGAGGGAGAAAATCCTCGCGAAACTTACAGTGTGTTGAGCGAGATCGGCCGCGAATACATGCGCCAAAACCTCGCACGTAAGACCGAAGAAGCTGAAAAGTCGCTTGCATTCTTAAATCGACAGCTTCCGATTGTAAAGCGTCAGTTAGAGCAGGCAGAAGAACGCTATAACGAGTTCCGCAACCTTAATGGGACGGTAGACTTGCGCGAAGAAGCGCGCTTAAGCCTAGAGCAAGCGTCTGCAACGCGCGCGCGGGGAATTGACTTGATGCAGAAAAAAGCGGAGCTCCTCGCCCGCTTTACGGAGGATCACCCAGTTGTAATGGCAATTAACCGCCAGCGGAAGGAGGTCGAAGCTGAGCTTGCGGCTATTAAAGCGCGAATCAGAAATATGCCTATGCTAGAGCAAAATGAAGCAAGGTTAACACGCGACATCAAGGTCAGCACCGAACTCTACACCTCACTTCTAAATACTGCACAGCAGTTGCGCTTGACAGCCACAGGCCGAGTTAGCAACGTGCGTATGGTCGACGCACCTGTTCTGCCGGAAAAGCCGATTAAGCCGAGACGTGCGCTAATAGTAGCGCTGGCTGCGATAACTGGGTTATTCCTAGGCACTGTGGTGGCATTCACACGCAAAGCGATAACAGGAGGAATCGACGACCCGCATAAAATCGAACAGATGCTGCGGGCAAGAGTGGTCTACGCTACCATTCCACATAGCGGAAATCAAGATAAACTAATGCGCAAGAAAAAGAGTGGGTACAGTGTCTTGCCATTACTAGCAACAATGATGCCTGAAGACGTAGCTGTTGAGAGTCTACGAAGCTTCCGGGCGGCCCTTCAGTTCCAGCTGCCTCATTTTAAGAACAACGTTGTAATGTTTGCTGGTCCAACAAGCGGGATGGGCAATTCTTTCGTTACTGCTAATTTTGCGGCCATAATGGCGGCGAGCGGAAAACGCGTCTTGCTAATTGATACCGACTTACGTTGCGGCCAGCTGTACCATTATTTTGGTGTGGGCCGTGACCACGGATTGTCCGACGTAGTATTAGA
This window harbors:
- a CDS encoding recombinase family protein, translated to MEDLMVASVFPGAALYMRASTERQIYSTAHQESALKEYAKQHGFEVIAEYRDEGRSGLTLEGREGLLSLLNDIQSGQASYVTVLVYDVSRWGRFQDVDESAYYEYACRKEGISVTYCAEPFTNDGSPLATLLKGLKRVMAAEYSRELSRKVFNAHCRLTADGYKQGGTAGYGLRRQCQSNDGSIRRTLEMGERKHLPTERVGLILGPDEEVAVVRRIFEMCTNKHMTDMKIAETLNAEGLRNQNGRLWNYRTIKEILTNEKYAGNLVFNRYTRRLGSPRRANEVDKWITVKGALPSIVSMEVFDQARHVRLRRARRWTDDEIWEGLDEIVEKHGTISVDLVEESDLPLEMRYAGHFRGLVNTVAAAGLAGPSLFHSTMVRRKLLVVTKQMANEMKRCAIETSINIEKVSTLTYQINGSTVHLLCTKCRHGKRYPRWKVTLRYCPAADFVLWVRMNENNDEIAQIYLLPVQEFSTYKCLWPSTHTLHFYQRFGYASLRQLWKEKLTNNQDMKSNECANQSATGEVEAGTPTGRRK
- a CDS encoding sigma-E factor negative regulatory protein, with product MDENRKNRERISAFSDGALSTEDHILAQLALRTPEGTEAWEVYRLIGHVMRTSVCFQLSLEFAARMRSRLAAELLPVHSLTSEFEAAKSVMVGDHVTLR
- the rpoE gene encoding RNA polymerase sigma factor RpoE, yielding MTTERERDQLLVERVQAGDRQAFDLLVAKYQRRLMRLILRLIHDRAEAEDVVQDTFIKAFRALRHFRNDSAFYSWLYRIGINTAKTYLNVQRRREPIATEADIKQGENFYEAVSLHDINTPESVLASKQIARTVNATVDALPLELRTTILLREIDGLSYEEIAEVMLCPIGTVRSRIFRARELIAKKLKPLLDFPDNWVRRD
- a CDS encoding H-NS histone family protein, whose amino-acid sequence is MKPKSELSEYSLARLNKLEAEVIEELKKRHFLSISQAREQVLHIARGAGLSAEDLMLSNSPNKSKVGPAQMKYHHPIDATRQWSGRGRRPGWVRDWIASGKSLDTLKI
- the glpD gene encoding glycerol-3-phosphate dehydrogenase, which encodes MDETSGHYECDVLIVGGGINGAAIARDAAGRGLRVVLCEKDDLAQHTSSASSKLIHGGLRYLEQRQFGLVRKALAERETLLSSAPHIMRPLRFVMPHDAGARPAWMIRAGLFLYDRLARREFLPGSQGVDLRTHPAGASLQPQYTRGFMYSDGWVDDARLVVLNALDARERGAVILTHARCNPPQRHPDGWNATLEGEGRHVHVTARCLVNAAGPWAARFLHGATNAAGGQALRLIKGSHIVVPRLFEHAHAYIFQHPDGRIVFALPYEGAFTLVGTTDVDFRGELDKVAISAEEKVYLCQLVNRYFTRQVTPADVLWSYAGVRPLVEDAAASAAAATRDFRLEPDLAGAPLLSVFGGKITTSRKLAEQAVDWIGQALGRAGHSHCAGWTEHACLPGGDLYGPRPDKRGVLEFGAWSARQAGRYAWLPAPLLERYARAYGTRIHLLLARRESLADMGPEVLPGLYAAEIDYLMQHEWARSSADILWRRSKLGLHIAPGSAVRLDEWIAAREEALVV
- a CDS encoding polysaccharide biosynthesis/export family protein, encoding METFNVLILKGTNFRIGVLALICFIEVVITGCASSIQFRENGMHGTDELAPPTEMITEKLINAEREQRRQVANEDLDRLLVPNPPPYVIGSGDLLSIVVWDHPELANGSVASAIAPTSATVDPGNATNAAVGFVVDHAGQIQFPLIGMVAVDGLTEERARALLTTKLAKYLTSPNVTLRVLAYRSKRVYVDGEVKQPGLQAINDIPMTLMEALNRAGGLLPTADQSRIALERGKARYRINLRDLVQKGINPGSVMLAHGDVVRVHSRDESKIFVSGEVITPKALTMHDGRLTLNEALGETGGISPLSGDVRQIYVVRKTAERTRVFQLDARIASSLAMAEGFELQPKDIVYVAATPLANWNRSISLLIPGALTSAVTATNRQ
- a CDS encoding GNVR domain-containing protein; translated protein: MSIASEQHALAPMAPHPPVFSIPFDPHVVHGPDESSSDLKGYLGTFYDNRWLIGAITLLLTLVAVMYVLIAKPVFEANLIIHVEEESTNASKNILSEASSLFEMKKTAIAEIELLRSRMVISRSLDDLQLYIDVHPKYFPVLGPWFASWNSSHLSTPGLLGYGGYVWGGEKAEVSLFEVPNAWVGREFTLATLSNQRFRFSGGGQPIVFEGNVGLRYRVPTPEGVIELKVNNMSAEPGAHFVLRRMSRASMTEAIQNALVITEQGKESGIIEVKLEGENPRETYSVLSEIGREYMRQNLARKTEEAEKSLAFLNRQLPIVKRQLEQAEERYNEFRNLNGTVDLREEARLSLEQASATRARGIDLMQKKAELLARFTEDHPVVMAINRQRKEVEAELAAIKARIRNMPMLEQNEARLTRDIKVSTELYTSLLNTAQQLRLTATGRVSNVRMVDAPVLPEKPIKPRRALIVALAAITGLFLGTVVAFTRKAITGGIDDPHKIEQMLRARVVYATIPHSGNQDKLMRKKKSGYSVLPLLATMMPEDVAVESLRSFRAALQFQLPHFKNNVVMFAGPTSGMGNSFVTANFAAIMAASGKRVLLIDTDLRCGQLYHYFGVGRDHGLSDVVLEKASIGEVIHRNVIENLDFVGTGELQSSRSELLLHTNFGKFIKQTSAHYDLVLLDSPPLLTSAEALVISAYAGAVFMIARSGRTNERQINESVKRLHHIGVSLQGILLNDMAPRLSSFSSKEHAPASRIGLGSV